A window of Cryptomeria japonica chromosome 3, Sugi_1.0, whole genome shotgun sequence contains these coding sequences:
- the LOC131027826 gene encoding aspartic proteinase nepenthesin-2-like, giving the protein MEYSKLLGFVALICFTIPMISCSSDRQFSAWPKFSSDENIKLRVNMTRRSESELGFSDRLRLAVDRSKGRMKKIEAFTKQQITGRLDAETPVEVGDGEFLMNVGVGTPSVSFEAIVDTGSDLIWTQCKPCEDCFSQPTPIFDPSKSSTFSTVPCSDSICDALGSTQTGCDPDCTFMYQYGDGSFTSGDLAYETLSIGSSKVKGIAFGCGHDNEGQGFSQGGGLVGLGRGGLSLVTQLGSKAENMFSYCLLPITDSSSQTSPLFFGEGASLSGAKSMSLIKSSIIPTFWYIPITGITLNGKAVDIPPGTFDLQPDGSGGMIIDSGTTITFLDDAAYSPMKDAIQSTIDLTPVDGSSTGLDLCYGTSSSEVTLPTLVFNFKGGVDYELPLDNVFIQISENLLCLAMLGEPSENLPSIFGNIQQQNFHILYNNAKNTLSFKPTKCDSL; this is encoded by the coding sequence ATGGAGTATTCAAAGCTGTTGGGTTTTGTGGCCTTGATATGCTTTACTATTCCCATGATATCATGCTCTTCGGACAGACAGTTTAGTGCTTGGCCGAAATTTAGCAGCGATGAAAATATTAAATTGAGGGTGAATATGACGCGCAGATCAGAGAGCGAGTTGGGTTTCTCTGATAGATTGCGTTTGGCTGTGGACCGAAGTAAGGGACGAATGAAGAAGATAGAGGCATTTACAAAGCAGCAGATTACAGGGCGACTAGATGCTGAAACACCCGTTGAAGTAGGGGATGGAGAGTTTCTGATGAACGTTGGAGTTGGAACGCCCTCTGTGAGCTTCGAAGCAATTGTGGACACGGGGAGTGATCTGATTTGGACTCAGTGCAAGCCTTGCGAGGACTGCTTCTCTCAGCCTACGCCAATCTTCGACCCCTCCAAATCATCTACATTTTCCACAGTTCCCTGCAGTGATTCTATTTGTGACGCCTTGGGAAGTACACAAACTGGATGCGATCCAGATTGTACCTTTATGTATCAGTATGGCGATGGTTCCTTTACCAGCGGTGACTTGGCTTACGAGACATTGTCAATTGGGAGTAGCAAGGTTAAAGGAATTGCATTTGGATGCGGACATGACAACGAAGGACAAGGATTTTCCCAGGGTGGTGGTCTTGTGGGACTGGGAAGAGGTGGTCTCTCCCTTGTCACACAGCTCGGTTCCAAAGCAGAGAACATGTTCTCTTACTGTCTTTTGCCCATCACCGACTCTTCTTCACAAACCAGCCCTCTCTTTTTCGGCGAGGGTGCTTCCTTGAGTGGAGCGAAGTCTATGTCACTCATAAAGAGCAGTATCATTCCCACTTTCTGGTACATTCCCATTACAGGAATCACCCTCAATGGTAAGGCAGTAGATATTCCTCCTGGAACTTTTGATCTTCAACCGGACGGCAGCGGTGGTATGATCATTGACTCCGGAACCACTATTACCTTTCTGGACGATGCTGCGTACTCTCCTATGAAGGATGCAATTCAGTCCACCATTGATCTCACTCCAGTAGACGGCTCTTCTACGGGGTTGGATCTTTGTTACGGCACATCATCCAGCGAGGTCACCTTGCCAACCCTGGTCTTCAACTTCAAAGGCGGCGTGGATTATGAGCTTCCATTAGACAACGTTTTCATTCAGATATCTGAAAATCTCTTGTGCTTGGCGATGTTGGGCGAACCATCGGAGAATCTTCCTTCCATTTTCGGAAACATACAGCAGCAAAACTTCCATATCCTTTACAATAATGCTAAGAACACGCTTTCTTTCAAGCCCACTAAGTGTGATTCGCTGTAA